From the Lampris incognitus isolate fLamInc1 chromosome 10, fLamInc1.hap2, whole genome shotgun sequence genome, one window contains:
- the odad4 gene encoding outer dynein arm-docking complex subunit 4 yields MSDIEADQGPKSTFPTYMAEGYQLYHEGLYKKAIESYSTALTLQPDDKNCLVARSKCYLKMGDTENALRDAEASLKEDKSFFKGLYQKAEALFTMGDFEFALVFYHRGHKLRPELQEFRLGIQKVQEAIENSVGSPSSVKLENKGDLSFFNKGEEVRNWRPVSVIHPLMGELKQQNQKTTRSERTTKQLLGELYSDKEYLEKLLKDEDLVKGKMRGGEKLQDLIINCITYLDTRTELWRQQKPIYARERDRKIMQQKWNKTRQSSISDPTRFVLKSLEEIDAALTAGNPDGSLKKAKEVMKTVEGWSEELVPNKKEVLGNLHSCIGNALIDLGEMDKARDHHQKDLELAAQCKLPDAKSRALDNIGRVYARIGKFEQATEIWEEKIPLVRCGLEKTWLFHEIGRCYLELERHTEARDYGCGSLDAADEIGDEKWQLNASVLVAQSEMKLGKFNSSVTHFERALDHAKVLRDNSAKDAIQKALHVARQHSTQ; encoded by the exons ATGTCAGATATAGAGGCAGACCAAGGACCCAAAAGCACTTTCCCCACTTACATGGCCGAGGGGTACCAGTTGTACCATGAAGGGCTGTATAAGAAGGCGATTGAAAGCTATTCCACT GCACTGACTCTTCAACCGGATGATAAGAACTGCCTCGTTGCGCGATCCAAATGTTATTTGAAGATGGGGGATACTGAAAATGCTTTAAGAGATGCTGAAGCCTCCCTCAAAGAGGACAAATCTTTTTTTAAG GGGTTGTACCAAAAGGCAGAGGCATTGTTCACCATGGGAGACTTTGAATTTGCATTGGTGTTTTACCACAGAGGACACAAACTGCGTCCAGAGCTTCAAGAGTTCAGACTGGGTATTCAGAAAGTACAGGAAGCTATTGAAAACTCAGTAGGCA GTCCCTCCTCTGTAAAACTGGAAAATAAAGGAGACCTATCATTCTTCAATAAGGGCGAGGAG GTAAGAAATTGGCGGCCAGTGAGTGTTATTCACCCTCTGATGGGGGAGCTGAAGCAGCAGAACCAAAAGACTACTAGGAGTGAGAGGACTACCAAACAGCTGCTGGGAGAACTTTACAGTGACAAAGAATATCTAGAAAAGTTACTAAAAGATGAAG ACTTGGTAAAAGGAAAGATGCGGGGTGGGGAGAAACTGCAGGATCTCATCATAAACTGTATCACCTACCTTGACACTCGCACTGAGCTCTGGCGCCAGCAGAAGCCTATCTATGCACGTGAAAGGGATCGTAAGATTATGCAACAGAAATGGAACAAGACCCGCCAGAGCTCGATCTCTGACCCCACTCGATTTGTGCTTAAGAGCCTTGAGGAGATTGATGCAG CTTTGACTGCTGGAAACCCAGACGGTAGCCTGAAAAAAGCCAAAGAGGTCATGAAGACAGTGGAGGGATGGTCAGAAGAACTGGTCCCTAATAAGAAAGAGGTGCTTGGCAACCTACACAGTTGCATAGGGAATGCCCTTATTGATCTGGGGGAAATGGATAAAGCACGagaccaccatcaaaaagacctggAGTTGGCTGCACAGTG CAAACTTCCAGATGCAAAATCCCGGGCCCTGGACAATATTGGCCGAGTCTATGCCAGAATTGGAAAGTTTGAACAGGCTACTGAGAT CTGGGAAGAAAAGATTCCCTTGGTCCGCTGTGGTTTGGAGAAGACCTGGCTGTTCCATGAGATTGGTCGATGTTACCTAGAGCTGGAACGTCATACAGAAGCCCGAGACTATGGCTGTGGTTCACTTGATGCAGCAGATGAAATTGGAGATGAGAAATGGCAGCTAAATGCCAGTGTCTTAGTGGCACAGTCGGAAA TGAAACTTGGTAAGTTCAACTCCAGTGTCACCCACTTTGAGAGGGCCTTGGACCATGCCAAGGTGCTTCGAGACAACTCTGCCAAAGATGCCATTCAGAAG GCTCTTCATGTGGCAAGGCAGCATTCAACACAataa
- the cnp gene encoding 2',3'-cyclic-nucleotide 3'-phosphodiesterase, which produces MDTEKTGEVLDVVSETQQQSESSVEKVVVSNLETSEKSTEPEKSSATVEETEQLAVNGHDAELLFMNDKDDSPEIVTGSVKPSEEKPKMTTMDLPEQNELPDESLEKAQESKETEKLPAATEQPQMGGSTEKVSDPATALNTEPENILLEQQQPEPENSPEHVPLHEPLAESPSEPEPEKLVESAPEAELPEPTLPDPDKLPELLDEEQPNQADRVPEKVEIKAEAVMDTQPEEADKVVEEKEMPSQPTKEMEEKKLAETEPAGVGKKAPTELEEELGAEKPMEAEIKSPGALNIKAADAGKVEPEKSVDAGTMKAEEEREGASGPKEGEVQKEPEKIPAPGTLSFPLLEQEQTKAALRASRTLVVLRGLPGSGKTILAQAIAESYQDLSSVFSADEYGVKPENPEASADGYKALDKAVVDCCSAGTASSLLIVVDDTNHTQERLACLGEIAEQQRLVAIFLEPHTEWSRDLSQLANRTGRGLKESQIQAMKDPFEETSLPLYFGWFLFPTVQEKVRCTSMDFLKTLDTLDAFKKHLTDFTGETEKEVDLEQYFQAKGSLHCTTKFCDYGKAEGAKEYAEISAVKELYSSVFELSLTALFVTPRTVGARVSLSEEQLVLWPADAEKEAEAAIPKAASLPPGSRAHITLGCAEGVEPVQTGLDLLDILALEQQGEVLEEMELGSLSYYGSGRWLLSLREPISVNACFSSFYGPKKVDQTKKEAEKKKKPKCTIL; this is translated from the exons ATGGATACTGAGAAGACTGGCGAAGTTTTAGATGTTGTGTCAGAAACTCAACAGCAGTCAGAGAGTTCAGTGGAAAAAGTGGTTGTGTCAAATTTGGAGACTTCAGAGAAGTCTACAGAGCCCGAGAAATCCTCAGCTACAGTTGAAGAAACTGAGCAGTTGGCAGTGAATGGCCATGATGCAGAGCTATTGTTCATGAATGACAAGGATGACTCGCCAGAAATTGTGACAGGATCTGTAAAGCCTTCTGAAGAAAAACCAAAAATGACAACCATGGACTTGCCTGAACAAAATGAACTACCAGATGAGTCTCTTGAGAAGGCACAGGAGTCCAAGGAAACTGAAAAACTGCCTGCTGCAACAGAGCAACCACAAATGGGTGGATCAACAGAAAAGGTCTCTGACCCAGCTACAGCTTTGAACACAGAACCAGAAAACATCCTGCTTGAACAGCAGCAGCCAGAGCCAGAGAACAGCCCAGAACATGTGCCTTTGCATGAGCCTCTGGCAGAGAGTCCCTCTGAACCAGAGCCAGAGAAATTGGTAGAATCAGCCCCAGAAGCTGAACTACCAGAGCCAACGTTACCTGATCCAGACAAGCTACCAGAGCTGTTGGATGAAGAACAGCCCAACCAAGCAGATAGAGTACCAGAAAAAGTTGAGATTAAAGCAGAGGCTGTTATGGATACTCAGCCAGAAGAAGCTGACAAAGTTGTGGAAGAAAAAGAAATGCCTTCACAACCTACGAAggagatggaagaaaaaaaactagcaGAGACTGAACCAGCAGGAGTTGGAAAGAAGGCACCGACAGAGTTGGAGGAAGAATTGGGTGCAGAAAAGCCAATGGAGGCTGAGATAAAGTCACCAGGGGCTTTAAACATAAAAGCTGCAGACGCGGGGAAAGTCGAACCTGAGAAGTCAGTAGATGCTGGTACTATGaaagcagaagaagagagagagggtgcaTCTGGGCCAAAAGAAGGAGAAGTTCAAAAAGAGCCAGAGAAAATCCCTGCTCCAGGTACCCTGTCCTTTCCCCTACTGGAACAGGAGCAGACAAAAGCTGCCCTGCGAGCCTCTCGTACCCTTGTAGTGCTTAGGGGTCTGCCAGGCAGTGGGAAAACCATCCTGGCACAGGCCATCGCTGAAAGCTACCAGGACCTTTCCTCGGTCTTCAGTGCAGACGAGTATGGTGTAAAACCTGAGAATCCAGAAGCATCTGCAGATGGATACAAAGCTCTGGacaaggctgtggtggactgttgCAGTGCAGGAACGGCATCCTCCTTGCTAATAGTGGTTGATGACACCAACCACACCCAGGAACGTCTGGCCTGTCTGGGGGAGATTGCTGAGCAGCAGCGGCTGGTGGCCATTTTCCTGGAACCTCACACAGAGTGGAGCAGAGATCTGTCACAGCTAGCCAACAGGACTGGACGAGGACTGAAGGAGTCCCAAATCCAAGCCATGAAGGATCCGTTTGAGGAGACATCCCTTCCTCTTTACTTTGGTTGGTTTCTTTTTCCCACAGTCCAGGAAAAGGTCCGGTGCACATCTATGGACTTCCTGAAAACATTGGACACTTTGGATGCCTTCAAGAAACACTTGACTGATT TCACAGGGGAAACTGAGAAGGAGGTGGATCTAGAGCAATATTTCCAGGCAAAAGGAAGCCTCCATTGCACCACCAAATTTTGTGACTATGGCAAGGCAGAGGGAGCCAAGGAGTATGCAGAGATATCG GCTGTTAAAGAACTTTATAGCTCTGTGTTCGAGCTGTctctgactgctctctttgtcaCACCTCGTACCGTTGGCGCCAGAGTTTCACTCTCTGAGGAGCAGCTTGTGCTGTGGCCTGCTGATGCTGAGAAGGAGGCAGAGGCTGCCATCCCCAAAGCCGCCTCTCTGCCTCCAGGCAGCCGTGCCCACATCACTCTGGGCTGTGCCGAGGGCGTCGAGCCAGTTCAGACAGGGCTGGATCTGCTTGATATCCTGGCTTTGGAGCAGCAGGGGGAGGTGTTGGAGGAGATGGAGCTGGGATCCCTATCCTATTACGGTAGCGGAAGGTGGCTGCTGAGCCTGAGAGAGCCCATCTCTGTCAACGCCTGCTTCTCCAGTTTCTATGGGCCCAAGAAGGTTGACCAGACCAAAAAAGAGGCTGAGAAGAAAAAGAAGCCAAAGTGCACCATACTGTAA
- the dnajc7 gene encoding dnaJ homolog subfamily C member 7 isoform X2 codes for MATTDYEDVNMDPDVDLLSDEELEREAEGFKEQGNAFYIKKDYSEAYNYYTKAIDMCPKNASYYGNRAATLIMLYRYREALEDAQQAVRLDDTFMKGHLREGKCHLSLGNAMAASRCFLKVLELEPDNSQAQQELKTAESILEYEKMAEIGFEKRDFRMVVFCMDRTLESASACHRFKVLKAECLALLGRYPEAQTVASDILRMDSTNGDALYVRGLCLYYEDCIDKAVQFFVQALRMAPDHEKARIACRNAKALKAKKEEGNKSFKEGHFEAAYELYSEALTIDPNNIKTNAKLYCNRGTVGSKLKKLEQAIEDCTKAIKLDETYIKAYLRRAQCYMDTEQYEEAVRDYEKVYQTEKTKEHKQLLKNAQLEMKKSKRKDYYKVLGVDKNATEDEIKKAYRKRALMHHPDRHSGASAEVQKEEEKKFKEVGEAFTVLSDPKKKSRYDSGQDLEDDGMNMGDFDANNIFKAFFGGPGGFSFEASGPGNFFFQFG; via the exons ATGGCGACGACGGACTACGAGGATGTGAACATGGACCCTGATGTGGATTTGTTAAGTGATGAGGAATTAGAAAG GGAAGCAGAGGGCTTCAAAGAACAAGGCAATGCCTTTTATATCAAGAAGGATTACTCTGAAGCATACAATTACTATACTAAGGCCATAG ACATGTGTCCCAAGAATGCAAGTTACTATGGAAACCGGGCGGCCACACTGATTATGTTGTATAGGTACAGAGAGGCGTTGGAGGATGCCCAGCAGGCGGTGCGATTAGATGACACTTTTATGAAG GGCCATTTACGAGAGGGGAAGTGTCACCTGTCCCTTGGCAATGCAATGGCTGCCAGCCGCTGTTTCCTGAAGGTTCTGGAACTGGAGCCCGACAACAGTCAGGCCCAGCAGGAG CTGAAGACTGCAGAGTCTATCCTGGAGTATGAAAAGATGGCTGAGATAGGATTTGAGAAGCGTGACTTTAGGATG GTTGTGTTCTGCATGGACCGTACCCTGGAGTCAGCCTCAGCCTGTCATAGGTTCAAGGTGCTGAAGGCAGAGTGCTTAGCCCTGCTTGGACGCTACCCTGAGGCCCAGACTGTAGCCAG TGATATTCTACGAATGGACTCCACTAATGGGGATGCCTTGTATGTACGTGGTCTCTGTTTATACTATGAGGACTGCATTGACAAGGCCGTCCAGTTTTTTGTCCAAGCCCTGCGCATGGCTCCTGACCATGAGAAGGCTCGAATCGCCTGCAGA AATGCCAAAGCACTCAAAGCCAAGAAGGAAGAGGGGAACAAGTCCTTCAAAGAGGGACACTTTGAGGCAGCCTATGAGCTGTACTCCGAAGCACTGACCATAGACCCCAACAACATCAAGACTAATGCCAAACTGTACTGTAATAGAGGCACTGTTGGATCCAAG CTGAAAAAACTAGAACAGGCCATTGAGGACTGTACAAAGGCAATTAAACTGGATGAAACCTATATCAAGGCCTATCTACGGAGAGCACAATG TTATATGGACACCGAGCAGTATGAAGAAGCTGTTCGGGACTATGAAAAAGTTTATCAAACGGAGAAGACAAAAG AACATAAGCAGCTCCTCAAGAATGCTCAATTGGAAATGAAAAAAAGCAAGCGAAAAGACTACTATAAGGTGCTCGGGGTGGATAAGAATGCCACGGAAGATGAAATCAAGAAAGCTTACCGCAAGCGGGCCCTAATGCATCATCCAG ACCGTCACAGCGGAGCCAGTGCTGAGGTGCAGAAGGAAGAGGAGAAAAAGTTTAAGGAAGTGGGCGAGGCTTTCACTGTGCTGTCGGACCCAAAGAAGAAATCTCGCTATGACAGTGGTCAGGATCTGGAGGATGACGGCATGAATATGGGAG ACTTTGATGCCAACAACATTTTCAAGGCATTCTTTGGAGGACCAGGAGGTTTTAGCTTCGAAG CATCTGGACCAGGAAATTTCTTCTTCCAATTTGGTTAA
- the dnajc7 gene encoding dnaJ homolog subfamily C member 7 isoform X1, with protein MATTDYEDVNMDPDVDLLSDEELEREAEGFKEQGNAFYIKKDYSEAYNYYTKAIDMCPKNASYYGNRAATLIMLYRYREALEDAQQAVRLDDTFMKGHLREGKCHLSLGNAMAASRCFLKVLELEPDNSQAQQELKTAESILEYEKMAEIGFEKRDFRMVVFCMDRTLESASACHRFKVLKAECLALLGRYPEAQTVASDILRMDSTNGDALYVRGLCLYYEDCIDKAVQFFVQALRMAPDHEKARIACRNAKALKAKKEEGNKSFKEGHFEAAYELYSEALTIDPNNIKTNAKLYCNRGTVGSKLKKLEQAIEDCTKAIKLDETYIKAYLRRAQCYMDTEQYEEAVRDYEKVYQTEKTKEHKQLLKNAQLEMKKSKRKDYYKVLGVDKNATEDEIKKAYRKRALMHHPDRHSGASAEVQKEEEKKFKEVGEAFTVLSDPKKKSRYDSGQDLEDDGMNMGDFDANNIFKAFFGGPGGFSFEGNSSSGPGNFFFQFG; from the exons ATGGCGACGACGGACTACGAGGATGTGAACATGGACCCTGATGTGGATTTGTTAAGTGATGAGGAATTAGAAAG GGAAGCAGAGGGCTTCAAAGAACAAGGCAATGCCTTTTATATCAAGAAGGATTACTCTGAAGCATACAATTACTATACTAAGGCCATAG ACATGTGTCCCAAGAATGCAAGTTACTATGGAAACCGGGCGGCCACACTGATTATGTTGTATAGGTACAGAGAGGCGTTGGAGGATGCCCAGCAGGCGGTGCGATTAGATGACACTTTTATGAAG GGCCATTTACGAGAGGGGAAGTGTCACCTGTCCCTTGGCAATGCAATGGCTGCCAGCCGCTGTTTCCTGAAGGTTCTGGAACTGGAGCCCGACAACAGTCAGGCCCAGCAGGAG CTGAAGACTGCAGAGTCTATCCTGGAGTATGAAAAGATGGCTGAGATAGGATTTGAGAAGCGTGACTTTAGGATG GTTGTGTTCTGCATGGACCGTACCCTGGAGTCAGCCTCAGCCTGTCATAGGTTCAAGGTGCTGAAGGCAGAGTGCTTAGCCCTGCTTGGACGCTACCCTGAGGCCCAGACTGTAGCCAG TGATATTCTACGAATGGACTCCACTAATGGGGATGCCTTGTATGTACGTGGTCTCTGTTTATACTATGAGGACTGCATTGACAAGGCCGTCCAGTTTTTTGTCCAAGCCCTGCGCATGGCTCCTGACCATGAGAAGGCTCGAATCGCCTGCAGA AATGCCAAAGCACTCAAAGCCAAGAAGGAAGAGGGGAACAAGTCCTTCAAAGAGGGACACTTTGAGGCAGCCTATGAGCTGTACTCCGAAGCACTGACCATAGACCCCAACAACATCAAGACTAATGCCAAACTGTACTGTAATAGAGGCACTGTTGGATCCAAG CTGAAAAAACTAGAACAGGCCATTGAGGACTGTACAAAGGCAATTAAACTGGATGAAACCTATATCAAGGCCTATCTACGGAGAGCACAATG TTATATGGACACCGAGCAGTATGAAGAAGCTGTTCGGGACTATGAAAAAGTTTATCAAACGGAGAAGACAAAAG AACATAAGCAGCTCCTCAAGAATGCTCAATTGGAAATGAAAAAAAGCAAGCGAAAAGACTACTATAAGGTGCTCGGGGTGGATAAGAATGCCACGGAAGATGAAATCAAGAAAGCTTACCGCAAGCGGGCCCTAATGCATCATCCAG ACCGTCACAGCGGAGCCAGTGCTGAGGTGCAGAAGGAAGAGGAGAAAAAGTTTAAGGAAGTGGGCGAGGCTTTCACTGTGCTGTCGGACCCAAAGAAGAAATCTCGCTATGACAGTGGTCAGGATCTGGAGGATGACGGCATGAATATGGGAG ACTTTGATGCCAACAACATTTTCAAGGCATTCTTTGGAGGACCAGGAGGTTTTAGCTTCGAAGGTAATTCAT CATCTGGACCAGGAAATTTCTTCTTCCAATTTGGTTAA